In the genome of Hymenobacter taeanensis, one region contains:
- the panB gene encoding 3-methyl-2-oxobutanoate hydroxymethyltransferase: protein MSQHKEVKLVTTHQLLAMKQRGEKISMLTAYDFSMAQILDGAGIDVLLVGDSASNVMAGHETTLPITLDQMIYHAQSVVRAVKRAFVVVDMPFGSYQGNSSEALRSAIRIMKESGGHGIKLEGGAEIKDSITRILTAGIPVMGHLGLTPQSIYKFGTYTVRAKEEAEAQKLIEDALLLQEIGCFALVLEKIPSSLAKQVAEKLTIPVIGIGAGPDVDGQVLVVHDMLGITKEFKPRFLRRYADLGDVMHDAVQRYIQDVKGRDFPTPDEAY, encoded by the coding sequence ATGTCTCAGCACAAAGAAGTCAAGCTCGTGACCACGCACCAATTGCTGGCCATGAAGCAGCGCGGCGAGAAAATTTCCATGCTCACGGCCTACGACTTCTCGATGGCACAGATTCTGGACGGTGCCGGCATCGACGTTCTGCTGGTTGGCGACTCCGCTTCCAACGTCATGGCGGGCCACGAAACCACGCTGCCCATCACCCTCGACCAGATGATCTACCACGCGCAGTCGGTGGTGCGGGCTGTGAAGCGGGCCTTTGTGGTGGTTGATATGCCCTTTGGCTCTTACCAGGGCAATTCTTCCGAAGCCCTGCGCTCCGCTATCCGCATCATGAAGGAGTCGGGTGGGCACGGCATTAAGCTGGAGGGCGGCGCCGAGATTAAAGACAGCATTACCCGTATTCTCACGGCGGGCATCCCGGTAATGGGTCACTTGGGCCTTACGCCACAGAGCATTTATAAGTTTGGCACCTACACTGTGCGCGCCAAAGAGGAGGCCGAGGCGCAGAAGCTCATTGAAGATGCGCTGCTACTGCAGGAAATTGGGTGCTTTGCATTGGTGCTTGAGAAAATTCCCTCCTCCTTAGCCAAGCAGGTGGCTGAAAAGCTCACAATTCCCGTAATTGGTATTGGCGCCGGCCCCGACGTGGATGGACAGGTACTGGTTGTGCACGATATGCTGGGCATTACCAAAGAGTTTAAGCCGCGCTTTCTGCGGCGCTACGCTGACCTAGGCGACGTGATGCACGATGCCGTGCAGCGCTACATACAGGACGTGAAGGGCCGCGACTTCCCTACCCCTGACGAGGCGTATTAA